In Candidatus Cloacimonadota bacterium, a genomic segment contains:
- the ybeY gene encoding rRNA maturation RNase YbeY — translation MDKITINTTKSRITCLTKINLDVNKLENIITFIFETENASANDQLNVVIADNKFLQDLNKRFRNIDRPTDVLSFSLEDEKPSDSNSVLGDVYISSEKAVSQATEYGVPLQIEIERLMIHGILHLLGYEHDESRKRKIMEKKTEYFMNYFPKEQR, via the coding sequence ATGGACAAAATTACCATAAATACTACAAAATCACGAATAACCTGTTTGACTAAAATTAATTTGGATGTTAATAAATTAGAAAATATTATTACTTTCATTTTTGAAACAGAAAATGCCTCTGCAAACGATCAACTAAATGTTGTGATTGCAGATAATAAATTTCTTCAGGATTTAAATAAACGTTTCCGTAATATTGATAGACCAACCGATGTCCTTTCTTTTTCCCTTGAAGATGAAAAACCGAGTGACTCAAATTCTGTTTTGGGGGATGTTTATATCTCATCTGAAAAAGCGGTTTCTCAGGCAACTGAATATGGTGTTCCTCTACAAATCGAGATTGAAAGGCTAATGATTCATGGAATTTTGCACTTATTGGGGTATGAACATGATGAATCAAGAAAACGAAAAATTATGGAGAAGAAAACAGAATATTTTATGAATTACTTTCCTAAGGAGCAACGCTAA
- a CDS encoding hemolysin family protein has translation MAFKIILLPIILILSAFFSSSETALFSLSKIYIKKLENEKGFNKKFVIKLLKKPQKLLITILLGNTVANVSFASLSVMVAVKIAESAEFSTSMAMLIEIVIVTTILLVFGEILPKVFALNFAEKYIPFITFPLYICTIILYPPVKILELFVSLITPANAQTIGDLGNKITTDDIKNIVQESSDGVVDIKQNEREMIRSIFDFSETTVKEIMTPRIDIVGAEINVGVDKLKKIIQGSGFSRIPIYRGNIDNIIGIVYSKDIILKLDVDNEIKKLMRKCFFAPEKMKIKNLLNNFQKNKFHLAIVVDEYGGTYGIVTLEDILEEIVGEILDEFDEDPFTMSNIGKHEFLINCSIDIDDIDDKFGLQISEEFDSFSGFLYNIFGKIPQKGESVTYLKKYKFTVEDLDEQRIKTVRLYVKEKQQD, from the coding sequence ATGGCATTTAAAATCATTTTACTTCCAATTATTCTAATTCTTTCAGCATTTTTTTCATCTTCAGAAACAGCCTTGTTTTCACTTTCGAAAATATATATTAAAAAACTGGAAAACGAAAAGGGATTTAACAAAAAATTTGTTATAAAATTACTTAAAAAACCTCAGAAATTGCTGATAACAATTCTCCTTGGCAATACTGTTGCAAATGTTAGTTTCGCCTCACTTTCTGTTATGGTTGCAGTTAAAATTGCAGAAAGTGCAGAATTTTCAACATCAATGGCAATGCTTATCGAAATAGTGATAGTTACAACTATTCTTCTTGTTTTTGGCGAAATATTACCAAAGGTTTTTGCCTTGAATTTCGCTGAAAAATATATCCCCTTTATCACGTTCCCACTTTATATATGCACAATCATATTATATCCACCCGTTAAAATTCTGGAACTCTTCGTAAGCCTAATCACTCCTGCTAATGCTCAAACAATTGGTGATCTTGGAAACAAAATTACTACTGATGACATAAAAAACATCGTTCAGGAAAGTTCGGACGGAGTTGTAGATATTAAGCAAAACGAGCGGGAAATGATTAGAAGTATTTTTGATTTTTCAGAAACAACGGTAAAAGAAATTATGACTCCACGTATTGATATTGTCGGTGCGGAAATAAACGTTGGGGTTGATAAACTAAAAAAAATAATCCAAGGCTCCGGTTTTTCTCGAATCCCAATTTACAGAGGAAATATTGATAATATAATCGGCATCGTCTATAGCAAAGATATTATTCTCAAACTTGATGTTGATAATGAAATAAAAAAGTTGATGCGAAAATGTTTTTTTGCACCTGAGAAAATGAAGATTAAAAATCTTCTGAATAATTTCCAAAAAAATAAATTTCACCTCGCAATTGTTGTAGATGAATATGGTGGCACTTATGGAATCGTTACCCTTGAAGATATCCTGGAAGAAATTGTGGGTGAAATCCTCGATGAATTTGATGAAGATCCATTCACTATGAGTAATATCGGAAAACATGAATTCCTGATTAATTGCTCCATTGATATTGATGATATTGACGATAAATTCGGTCTGCAAATTAGCGAAGAATTTGATAGCTTTTCCGGCTTTTTATATAATATTTTTGGGAAGATCCCTCAAAAAGGTGAATCTGTTACTTATCTGAAAAAATACAAATTTACCGTTGAAGACTTGGATGAACAGCGGATTAAAACCGTACGGCTGTATGTTAAAGAAAAACAACAAGATTAG
- a CDS encoding DUF3108 domain-containing protein: protein MNSGLKPYGCMLKKNNKIRNLHYLKLFLLFLIAFFVFEDCLTEQVEFFIGDVTYIGVPVASANIRLESQQNFLKIIAKTKTIGVMNTIFHINNSYISTCDTDFVSFRYEKNIEQSNLSERKLIQLNSGKEYIKFSDLLSRNSVLTEIDTTVQNEYYDLFSLIFKIRQLGKGDYHFIVAANYDLWQVDIKYIKTDMLKLSREKLNCKKFRLKFKKIYDNPLESPTDVLTNNLFNERSEFFVWISADNRNLPVKFYFDKFPFGATFSLKDFWQQ, encoded by the coding sequence ATGAACAGCGGATTAAAACCGTACGGCTGTATGTTAAAGAAAAACAACAAGATTAGAAATTTACATTATTTAAAATTATTTCTACTATTTCTAATTGCATTTTTTGTGTTTGAGGACTGCCTTACAGAACAGGTCGAATTTTTCATTGGTGATGTAACTTATATCGGAGTTCCGGTTGCAAGTGCAAATATTCGCTTAGAATCCCAACAAAACTTCTTGAAAATTATCGCAAAAACAAAGACAATCGGGGTAATGAACACAATTTTCCATATCAATAATTCATATATTTCTACATGCGATACGGACTTTGTGTCATTCCGGTATGAGAAAAATATCGAGCAGTCGAACTTATCCGAAAGAAAATTAATTCAATTGAATTCCGGAAAAGAATACATCAAATTTTCTGATTTATTGAGTAGAAATTCCGTTTTGACTGAAATTGATACCACTGTCCAAAATGAATATTATGATCTATTTTCACTAATCTTTAAAATTCGGCAGCTTGGAAAAGGAGATTATCATTTTATTGTAGCAGCAAATTACGATTTGTGGCAAGTAGATATAAAATATATTAAAACCGACATGTTAAAATTAAGTCGCGAGAAACTTAATTGCAAAAAATTTCGATTAAAATTTAAAAAAATCTACGATAATCCTCTCGAATCCCCTACCGATGTTTTAACTAACAATTTATTTAATGAAAGGTCTGAATTTTTTGTCTGGATTTCTGCAGACAATCGAAATCTGCCAGTAAAATTCTACTTCGATAAATTCCCTTTTGGAGCCACCTTTTCTCTAAAAGATTTTTGGCAACAATAA
- a CDS encoding VanZ family protein, translating into MTFITHEKVYQTMKSGYRIILIIWTIMMITLSSVPGLSPPPGLPTTSDKVVHFIEYAIWAFLFLSMLKQENRIDNVWNSFRTTLLLGVIFGLLDEIHQGFIPGRERDMLDLLADFGGLLLTSVIFSLVYQIKDGRMRRQKLNSSRRSLEQTKNGD; encoded by the coding sequence TTGACATTTATCACCCATGAAAAAGTTTATCAAACTATGAAATCAGGATATAGAATAATTTTAATAATTTGGACAATAATGATGATAACCCTTTCATCAGTCCCCGGTTTATCCCCTCCACCCGGATTACCGACCACTTCGGATAAGGTGGTTCATTTTATCGAATATGCAATTTGGGCTTTCCTTTTTCTGTCAATGCTCAAACAAGAAAATCGAATTGATAATGTTTGGAATTCATTCAGAACCACTCTGCTGCTTGGGGTAATTTTCGGGCTACTTGATGAGATACATCAAGGATTTATTCCCGGACGTGAAAGAGATATGCTGGACTTACTCGCAGATTTTGGAGGGCTTCTACTTACTTCCGTAATTTTTTCTCTTGTTTATCAAATTAAAGACGGAAGAATGCGTAGGCAAAAATTAAACAGCTCCCGACGTAGTTTAGAGCAAACAAAAAATGGGGACTAA
- the hisS gene encoding histidine--tRNA ligase, giving the protein MKFQAPRGTYDILPEDNFKWNYIKNVFKNVVKSYGYKELSFPIFESLDLFKRSVGETSDIVEKEMYVFEDKKGRTFALRPEGTASVARAYVEHNLVASSRDPLRLFYQGPMFRYSRPQKGRYRQFYQFGVECIGRAEALADAEIISIGWEILQQAKVPDVQLRINSVGCPKCRTDYAKKLKKYLFARKDKFCSDCQRRMNTNPMRVFDCKNPECKTQLKDAPQMLDYLCADCEEHFSNVKKYLTIMKVEFEVDPRIVRGLDYYTRTAFEYSVDYLGAQDALGGGGRYDGLIEYVGGKSTPAVGLSLGVERILLALEKRGIQISPADSLDVFIIPMENKFTENAIAIMKKLHNENLSAQIAYAGASIKSSFKFCDRNNVKFAIIIGANEVESGDYAVKDIRKRKQSNIKFNEISNYIKAKLT; this is encoded by the coding sequence ATGAAATTTCAAGCTCCACGTGGAACTTATGATATTTTACCAGAAGACAATTTCAAATGGAACTATATTAAAAATGTCTTCAAAAACGTGGTAAAATCTTATGGTTACAAAGAATTGAGTTTCCCGATATTCGAATCATTAGACCTGTTTAAAAGAAGTGTGGGTGAAACTTCCGATATTGTAGAAAAAGAAATGTATGTTTTTGAGGATAAAAAGGGAAGAACCTTTGCTTTGCGACCCGAAGGAACTGCATCCGTAGCACGTGCTTACGTAGAACACAATTTAGTTGCCAGTTCAAGAGATCCGTTACGATTGTTTTATCAAGGTCCAATGTTCCGTTATTCTCGTCCTCAAAAAGGAAGGTATCGGCAATTTTATCAATTTGGAGTTGAGTGCATCGGGCGAGCAGAAGCACTCGCGGATGCTGAAATAATCTCTATCGGCTGGGAAATTCTTCAGCAAGCTAAAGTTCCGGATGTGCAACTCCGCATCAATAGTGTGGGATGCCCGAAATGTAGAACAGATTATGCTAAGAAATTAAAAAAATATTTATTTGCCCGAAAAGATAAATTCTGTTCAGACTGCCAACGCAGAATGAACACGAATCCAATGCGCGTGTTTGATTGTAAAAATCCGGAATGCAAAACACAACTGAAGGACGCTCCTCAAATGCTGGATTATCTTTGTGCAGATTGCGAGGAGCATTTTAGCAATGTTAAAAAATACCTGACCATAATGAAAGTGGAGTTTGAAGTTGACCCTCGCATCGTCCGCGGTCTGGATTATTATACTCGAACTGCTTTTGAATATTCTGTTGATTATCTCGGAGCTCAAGATGCTCTTGGCGGCGGTGGACGATATGACGGACTGATCGAATATGTGGGTGGCAAATCCACACCTGCTGTCGGACTTTCACTTGGTGTCGAAAGAATACTTCTGGCTTTGGAAAAACGGGGAATACAAATTTCCCCTGCTGACAGCTTGGATGTTTTCATAATACCGATGGAAAACAAATTTACTGAAAATGCAATAGCAATCATGAAAAAGCTCCATAATGAAAATCTTTCCGCCCAAATTGCTTATGCCGGTGCTTCTATAAAAAGCAGTTTTAAATTTTGCGATAGAAATAATGTGAAATTTGCGATTATCATCGGAGCAAACGAAGTTGAGTCAGGCGATTATGCGGTTAAAGACATTCGCAAACGAAAACAGTCAAACATTAAATTTAATGAAATCTCAAACTACATCAAGGCAAAACTTACGTAA
- a CDS encoding KilA-N domain-containing protein has product MKNNKQITVLNVEINIKGFYENSYISLTDIARHKNFEAPKDVVKNWMRSKNTIEFLGLWEHLHNPDFKGVEFDSFRNEAGGNAFVLSPQKWIASTNAIGIISKSGRYGGTYAHQDIAFEFASWISAEFKLYLLKEFQRLKQNEFESKKLEWNTTRILSKINYKIHTEAIKQNLIPKKLSNDKHSFVYASEADLLNLALFGITAQNWREKNPEKKGNIRDYASIEQLIVLTNLESFNAELIKQNIPPEERIITLNKIAIEQLQIIINTNSVKALTE; this is encoded by the coding sequence ATGAAAAATAATAAACAAATTACTGTTTTAAATGTAGAAATAAATATCAAAGGTTTTTATGAAAACAGCTATATTTCATTAACCGATATTGCAAGACACAAAAATTTTGAAGCACCAAAAGATGTTGTGAAAAATTGGATGAGAAGTAAAAATACAATCGAATTTCTCGGTCTCTGGGAACATCTGCATAATCCTGATTTTAAAGGGGTCGAATTCGACTCCTTTAGGAATGAAGCCGGCGGAAATGCTTTTGTTCTCTCTCCTCAAAAATGGATAGCTTCAACAAATGCGATCGGTATTATTTCCAAATCAGGAAGATATGGCGGAACATACGCACATCAGGATATTGCTTTTGAATTTGCTTCCTGGATAAGTGCAGAATTCAAATTATACCTGCTCAAAGAATTCCAAAGACTAAAGCAAAATGAATTTGAAAGTAAAAAATTGGAATGGAATACAACCCGAATTCTTTCTAAAATAAATTACAAAATTCATACAGAGGCAATTAAACAAAATCTTATTCCAAAAAAACTTTCAAATGATAAACACAGCTTTGTTTATGCCTCCGAAGCAGATTTACTGAATTTAGCATTATTCGGAATTACGGCACAAAACTGGCGAGAAAAGAATCCGGAAAAAAAAGGAAATATCAGAGATTATGCTTCAATTGAACAACTAATAGTTCTTACCAATTTAGAAAGTTTTAATGCTGAATTGATCAAACAAAATATACCGCCGGAAGAAAGAATAATAACACTGAATAAAATAGCTATCGAACAACTTCAAATTATTATAAACACCAATTCGGTAAAAGCTTTAACAGAATAA
- the aspS gene encoding aspartate--tRNA ligase encodes MIDLLENSKRTHYIEDLHANNEGNKVILMGWVHTRRDMGNIIFINLRDVTGIVQVVFNPDNGMQMHAKAHKLRNEYVVAVEGIISVRPKIQVNTDMEKGDIEIEAKHLKIFNASKELPVQVNEKTLADEDLRLKYRYLDLRRPSLQNKIILRHKVVYEIRKFLTEHRFTEIETPVLMRSTPEGARDYLVPSRIYPGKFFALPQSPQIYKQLLMISGFDRYFQIAHCFRDEDLRADRQPEFTQLDLEMSFVNEEDIFDIVEKMLKPVFKNTIDVDIQIPFPRISYDESMRRFGVDKPDLRFGLEIQDLSEIFADCNFRVFSSVIKNGGVVRALNAKGCGDYSRKEIDHLEKIAKHLGAKGLARMRFVDGELESNITKFFSDELKQQICDSMQVEEGDLILFVADTEKTACKVLGELRNHFGKILNLINEDEFNFVWVVDFPLFDWNEEKSKWETAHHMFCMPKEEHLKYLDDPEKYGDISGQIYDLVCNGVELSSGSIRCHIPEIQRKIFDVIGIKGEELEKRFGFFLKAFDYGTPPHGGIAPGIDRILMLMSKAESIRDVIAFPKTLKAFDLMSQSPSEVDEKSLQELSIKIIESKDENLS; translated from the coding sequence ATGATTGATTTATTAGAAAATTCAAAAAGAACCCATTATATTGAAGATTTGCACGCTAACAACGAGGGCAATAAAGTTATTCTGATGGGCTGGGTGCATACAAGACGCGATATGGGAAATATCATTTTCATAAATTTACGTGATGTAACCGGTATTGTTCAAGTCGTTTTCAATCCAGACAATGGAATGCAAATGCACGCAAAAGCTCATAAACTGCGAAATGAATATGTTGTTGCCGTTGAAGGTATAATTTCAGTTCGTCCCAAAATCCAAGTTAACACGGATATGGAAAAGGGAGATATTGAAATCGAAGCCAAACATTTGAAAATATTTAATGCTTCCAAAGAACTCCCGGTTCAGGTAAATGAAAAAACCCTTGCTGATGAGGATTTACGTTTGAAATATCGTTATTTGGACTTGCGAAGACCAAGTTTGCAGAATAAAATCATCCTGCGTCACAAAGTTGTTTATGAGATTAGAAAATTTCTTACGGAACATCGTTTCACAGAAATCGAAACGCCTGTTTTGATGCGAAGTACACCGGAAGGTGCTCGCGATTATCTCGTCCCGAGCCGAATCTATCCGGGAAAATTCTTCGCACTCCCACAATCCCCTCAGATCTATAAGCAACTGCTAATGATCAGTGGATTCGATAGATATTTTCAGATTGCCCACTGTTTTCGTGATGAAGACCTGCGAGCAGATCGTCAACCGGAGTTTACCCAGCTCGATCTTGAAATGAGCTTTGTAAACGAAGAGGACATTTTCGATATTGTGGAAAAAATGCTGAAACCGGTTTTCAAAAATACAATTGATGTGGATATTCAAATCCCCTTTCCCCGAATAAGTTACGATGAATCAATGAGAAGATTTGGGGTGGACAAACCTGATCTTCGCTTCGGGCTTGAAATTCAAGATCTTAGCGAAATTTTCGCAGATTGTAATTTCAGAGTTTTTTCATCTGTGATTAAAAACGGTGGCGTAGTTCGAGCTCTCAATGCAAAAGGATGCGGTGATTATTCCCGAAAAGAAATTGATCACCTTGAAAAAATCGCAAAGCATCTCGGTGCAAAAGGATTGGCTCGCATGCGATTTGTTGACGGTGAATTAGAATCGAATATTACAAAATTTTTCTCTGATGAGTTGAAGCAGCAAATTTGCGATTCTATGCAAGTGGAGGAAGGCGATCTCATCCTTTTCGTAGCAGATACAGAAAAAACCGCCTGCAAAGTTCTCGGTGAATTACGCAACCATTTTGGTAAAATTCTCAACCTAATAAATGAAGACGAATTCAACTTCGTTTGGGTTGTAGATTTTCCCTTATTTGATTGGAATGAAGAAAAAAGCAAATGGGAAACGGCTCATCACATGTTCTGTATGCCAAAAGAAGAACATTTAAAATATCTAGACGACCCGGAAAAGTATGGTGATATTAGCGGACAAATTTACGACCTTGTTTGCAATGGAGTGGAATTGTCCTCCGGTAGCATTCGTTGTCATATTCCGGAAATCCAGCGAAAAATATTTGATGTAATCGGCATTAAGGGTGAAGAATTAGAAAAGCGATTCGGTTTTTTCCTCAAAGCATTTGACTATGGAACCCCTCCCCACGGTGGAATCGCTCCGGGAATTGACAGAATCCTGATGCTAATGTCTAAGGCGGAAAGTATCCGCGACGTGATCGCATTTCCTAAAACCCTCAAAGCATTTGACTTGATGAGCCAATCCCCATCAGAAGTTGATGAAAAATCTTTGCAGGAATTGAGTATAAAAATTATCGAATCCAAAGATGAAAACTTGAGTTAA
- a CDS encoding DUF2809 domain-containing protein, with protein MQKTKKFTLISLIIVTPLGFATKFYNGIFAEWVNNSLGGVFYEIFWCLIFLFIFVRLKPILISIFVFLITSVLEFTQLFSNPFLNVIRSNFIGRTIIGSSFVWSDFVYYFFGCTIAYFWIILFLKSDK; from the coding sequence ATGCAAAAAACGAAAAAATTCACTCTAATTTCATTGATAATCGTAACCCCTTTGGGCTTTGCTACAAAATTTTACAATGGCATTTTTGCCGAATGGGTAAACAATTCTCTCGGTGGGGTTTTCTATGAGATTTTCTGGTGTCTGATTTTCCTTTTTATTTTTGTAAGATTAAAACCAATTTTAATCTCTATTTTTGTTTTTCTAATTACTTCGGTTTTAGAGTTTACTCAATTATTTTCAAATCCTTTTCTGAATGTTATCCGCTCGAATTTTATTGGTAGAACAATTATCGGTTCTTCTTTTGTTTGGAGTGATTTTGTCTATTATTTCTTCGGTTGCACAATTGCATATTTCTGGATAATTTTGTTCTTGAAATCGGACAAATGA